A single Anopheles maculipalpis chromosome 3RL, idAnoMacuDA_375_x, whole genome shotgun sequence DNA region contains:
- the LOC126563119 gene encoding uncharacterized protein LOC126563119 codes for MDKDTSRHITVCKSLEEVRALNAQNDKLLQDFGIDAFTFADSVQELLDQFAQVRLHTGLAIDGPHMSFLDEFLYQREAKRLEAKTQAITLRSNVASLRAKCDSEAKEVSRLESFLEDAQKLATSTDEFEKKKANQEKNYEVVKGKLESLPSVSDDINLDELIANVRQLEEEDAGRRSGDR; via the exons aTGGATAAAG ATACATCGCGACACATAACTGTTTGTAAATCATTGGAGGAAGTCCGCGCGCTAA ATGCACAAAATGATAAACTATTACAAGATTTCGGCATCGATGCGTTCACATTTGCCGACTCGGTACAGGAGCTTCTGGACCAGTTTGCACAGGTACGGCTCCACACTGGACTGGCTATCGATGGTCCGCACATGTCGTTTCTGGACGAGTTCCTCTACCAACGGGAAGCAAAGCGTCTCGAAGCAAAAACGCAAGCAATTACGCTACGTTCCAATGTCGCATCGCTACGAGCAAAGTGTGACAGTGAGGCGAAGGAAGTGAGCCGACTGGAGAGCTTCCTCGAAGATGCACAGAAACTTGCAACATCGACGGAtgaatttgaaaagaaaaaggctAATCAGGAGAAGAATTACGAGGTTGTGAAGGGAAAGCTG GAATCTCTCCCGAGTGTGTCAGACGACATCAATTTGGACGAGCTGATAGCGAACGTTCGGCAGCTAGAGGAGGAGGATGCTGGACGACGTAGTGGGGATAGGTGA